In Brucella melitensis bv. 1 str. 16M, a genomic segment contains:
- a CDS encoding valine--tRNA ligase, which yields MLEKTYDAAATEPKIAERWEEAGAFKAGAGAKPGADPFAVVIPPPNVTGSLHMGHALNNTIQDIMVRFERMRGKNVLWQPGMDHAGIATQMVVERQLAERKEPNRHAMGREKFIERIWQWKAESGGMISNQLRRLGASCDWSRERFTMDEGLSRAVLEVFVTLYKQGLIYRDKRLVNWDPKLLTAISDIEVESREIKGHLWHFRYPLENVPFDPENPHTYIIVATTRPETMLGDTGVAVNPKDERYHALVGNDVILPLVGRHIPIVADDYADPEAGSGTVKITPAHDFNDFEVGKRNNLRAINILTPEAAITLKDNVDFLEDLELTAELKALIVELDGMDRFAARKRIVELMDERGYLEKIDDHTHAVPHGDRGGVPIEPYLTDQWYVNAGELAKPAMAAVRDGRTQIVPKNWEKTYFDWMENIQPWCVSRQLWWGHQIPAWYGPDSHCFVEKSEAEAKAAARAHYGEDVALERDTDVLDTWFSSALWPFSTLGWPDKTPELATYYPTSVLVTGFDILFFWVARMMMMGLHFMEEIPFHTVYLHALVRDKHGAKMSKSKGNVIDPLELMDEYGADALRFTLAIMAAQGRDVKLDPARIAGYRNFGTKLWNATRFAQMNGVKLAPDFRPENAKLAVNRWILTELTRATRAVTEGIATYRFNEAAGAAYRFVWNQFCDWYLEFLKPIFMGDDEAAKAEAQATAAYCLDQVYKLLHPFMPFMTEELWSLTASEGKKRDTVLALAEWPELSFEDEDAAADINWLVDLVTGIRSVRAEMNVPAGAIAPVVVLDANKVTVDRFARHDAAIKRLARVERISFEQQAPKGAAQMLLGEATICIPLGSLIDLQAEAARLAKEAGKIAAEMDRIEKKLANEKFVANAREEVVEAERERLLELKEAAQRVATAESRIRDAS from the coding sequence ATGCTTGAGAAGACCTATGACGCCGCGGCTACAGAGCCGAAAATTGCCGAACGCTGGGAAGAAGCTGGTGCATTCAAGGCAGGCGCAGGCGCAAAGCCCGGAGCCGATCCGTTTGCTGTGGTCATTCCGCCGCCGAATGTGACAGGCTCGCTGCATATGGGCCATGCCCTCAACAATACCATTCAGGACATCATGGTCCGTTTCGAGCGTATGCGCGGCAAGAATGTGCTGTGGCAACCGGGTATGGACCATGCGGGCATTGCGACCCAGATGGTTGTCGAGCGCCAGCTTGCCGAACGCAAGGAGCCGAACCGCCATGCCATGGGCCGTGAAAAATTCATCGAACGCATCTGGCAATGGAAAGCCGAATCCGGTGGCATGATATCCAATCAGCTTCGCCGTCTGGGTGCTTCCTGCGACTGGTCGCGTGAGCGGTTCACCATGGACGAAGGGCTGTCCCGCGCGGTGCTGGAAGTCTTTGTCACGCTTTACAAGCAGGGCTTGATCTATCGCGACAAGCGCCTTGTGAACTGGGATCCGAAACTTTTGACCGCGATTTCGGATATCGAGGTCGAATCCCGCGAGATCAAGGGCCATTTGTGGCATTTCCGCTATCCGCTGGAAAATGTTCCTTTCGACCCGGAAAACCCGCATACCTATATTATCGTCGCAACGACCCGCCCGGAAACAATGCTGGGCGATACTGGCGTGGCCGTCAATCCGAAGGATGAGCGTTATCATGCTCTTGTTGGAAATGACGTCATCCTGCCGCTTGTCGGGCGACATATTCCCATTGTGGCGGATGATTATGCCGATCCAGAAGCCGGTTCCGGCACGGTCAAGATCACGCCGGCGCACGACTTCAACGATTTCGAGGTCGGCAAGCGCAATAATCTGCGCGCTATCAACATCCTCACGCCCGAAGCAGCCATTACGCTCAAAGATAATGTCGATTTTCTTGAAGATCTTGAGCTGACAGCGGAACTGAAGGCACTTATCGTCGAACTCGACGGAATGGACCGCTTTGCCGCGCGCAAGCGCATCGTCGAACTGATGGATGAGCGTGGCTATCTTGAAAAGATCGACGATCACACCCACGCGGTCCCGCATGGTGATCGCGGCGGCGTTCCCATTGAGCCATATCTTACCGACCAATGGTATGTGAATGCCGGTGAGCTCGCCAAGCCTGCCATGGCGGCGGTTCGTGATGGCCGCACACAGATTGTCCCGAAGAACTGGGAAAAGACCTATTTCGACTGGATGGAAAACATCCAGCCATGGTGTGTCTCGCGCCAGCTCTGGTGGGGACACCAGATTCCGGCCTGGTACGGACCGGATAGCCATTGCTTTGTGGAAAAGAGCGAAGCTGAGGCCAAGGCCGCCGCACGCGCCCATTACGGTGAAGACGTTGCGCTGGAGCGTGATACGGACGTTCTCGATACGTGGTTCTCGTCTGCCCTCTGGCCGTTCTCCACGCTTGGCTGGCCGGACAAGACACCGGAACTTGCAACCTATTACCCAACCAGTGTTCTGGTGACGGGGTTCGATATCCTGTTCTTCTGGGTTGCCCGCATGATGATGATGGGCCTTCATTTCATGGAGGAAATCCCGTTCCATACGGTCTATCTGCATGCACTCGTCCGCGACAAGCATGGCGCGAAAATGTCGAAGTCGAAGGGCAACGTCATCGACCCTCTCGAACTGATGGACGAATATGGCGCAGATGCCTTGCGCTTCACGCTGGCCATCATGGCAGCGCAGGGGCGTGACGTTAAGCTCGATCCGGCCCGCATCGCCGGCTACCGCAATTTCGGCACCAAGCTCTGGAACGCGACGCGCTTTGCGCAGATGAACGGCGTGAAGCTTGCCCCCGATTTCCGCCCGGAAAATGCAAAGCTTGCCGTCAATCGCTGGATTTTGACCGAATTGACCCGGGCAACACGCGCAGTGACAGAAGGGATTGCCACCTATCGCTTCAATGAGGCGGCGGGTGCGGCCTATCGCTTCGTATGGAACCAGTTCTGCGATTGGTATCTGGAGTTTCTGAAACCCATCTTCATGGGGGATGATGAGGCAGCCAAGGCAGAGGCACAGGCAACAGCCGCCTATTGTCTGGATCAGGTCTACAAGCTCCTGCATCCTTTCATGCCGTTCATGACGGAAGAGCTTTGGTCGCTCACTGCTAGCGAAGGCAAGAAGCGCGACACCGTTCTGGCATTGGCTGAATGGCCGGAATTGTCCTTCGAGGACGAAGATGCGGCTGCCGACATCAACTGGCTGGTTGATCTTGTGACCGGTATTCGCTCTGTTCGTGCGGAAATGAACGTTCCTGCAGGTGCGATTGCGCCGGTCGTGGTTCTGGACGCCAATAAGGTGACAGTCGATCGCTTTGCCCGCCACGATGCGGCAATCAAGCGGCTTGCGCGCGTGGAACGCATTTCCTTTGAGCAACAGGCGCCAAAGGGGGCAGCGCAGATGCTGCTGGGCGAGGCGACGATCTGCATCCCGCTTGGCAGCCTGATCGACCTCCAGGCCGAAGCGGCTCGCCTTGCCAAGGAAGCAGGCAAGATCGCCGCTGAAATGGATCGTATCGAGAAAAAGCTCGCCAATGAGAAATTCGTTGCCAATGCGCGCGAAGAAGTCGTTGAAGCTGAGCGCGAGCGGCTGCTCGAACTCAAGGAGGCAGCGCAGCGCGTTGCAACTGCCGAGTCACGCATCCGTGATGCAAGCTGA